Within the Desulfovibrio sp. X2 genome, the region GAGCGCATGGTCTTCCTGCCGTAGCTCGTGAGGGTCTGCTCCACGCCCAGGGTACGCAGCACGCGCAGGTACTCCACGTCGCCGGTCTCGGCGTAGCGCAGCAGGGCCTGCTCGTGGTTGCCCATGAGGAAGACCGCGCCCGGGCACTCCTCGCGCACGGCGAGCAGCCGCTCGAGGACCAGGCGCGTGTCCGGCCCCCGGTTGATGTAGTCGCCCAGGAAGACCAGGGTGTCGCGCTCCGGCACGAACGGCAGGCGGTCGAGCAGCCGCTCGAGCTTGTCCGAGCAGCCGTGTATGTCGCCCACGGCGAAGATGCTCATGCTGGTTTCCGTCCTCTTCCGTCCTGTCTTTCAATGTAGCGCGGCAAGGCGCGCCTGAAAAGCCCGCGGGCCAAAAGAGGCCCCGGCCTCGCGTCCGGCCGGCGCAGGCCTTTTCTCCGGGACGTCAATTTCGTACAATACGCTGCCCGGCCGAACGGCTAGACTGCCGTTCGACACCCGTAAGGAAGATCAGCCATGCGCCCCATTCTCGACGTGCGCTTCCTGCGCGACCCCGACCTGCGATTCCTGGAGATCGCCCTGGTCCGCAAGAGCGCCCACGTCTTCCCGAAGCACTGCCACGACCATTTCACCATCAGCGTCATCGAGGCCGGAGGCAGCTACTGCAACGGACCGACGCAGGAGAAATCCTTCGTGGGGCCGGGCAAGATCGCGCTCATCAATCCCGGCCAGGTGCACAGCTGCATCGCGCCCCCGGGCATGGTCTCCAGCTACCGCGTGTTCTACGCGGACACGCCCTGGCTGCAGGCGCTGGCCCGCGAATGCTGCCAGAGCGAGATCGCCTCGCCGGAGTTCGCCCGACTCATCGTCGAGGAGCCTGCGGCCACCCGGGCCTTCCAGGCTTTCTCGCGCATGCTGGCCCGCGGTCCGGACCGCGTCGACCGGCTGCAGAGGGAGTCGGCCATGGTCGCGGCCTTCTCCCGCCTCTTCGCGCGCCACGGCAACTTCTCCGGACGCGTGCCGCATCCGGGGCGCGAGCACCGCTCCATGCGCCAGGTGCGCGACTACCTCGCCTCGCACCTGGCCGAGAAGGTCTCGCTCGAGGAGCTGGCGCAGCTCGCCGGGCTGTCGCGCTACCACCTGCTGCGCGTCTTCAAGCGCGACACGGGCATGGCGCCCCACGCCTTCCATACCCAGATGCGCATCGACCGGGCCAAGAGGCTCCTGCGCCGAGGCCTGCCCATCGCCGAGGTGGCCTTTGCCGTGGGCTTCGCGGACCAGAGCCACTTCTCCAACAAATTCCGCCAGTTCGTGGGCGCCACGCCCGGCCAGTACGCCCTCGGCTAGAGCAATTTCCTGCAAGACGGCCCGACGGGACGCCCGTATGCTGCCGCGCAAAACGGAGGATCGCATGTCCCGCCTGTTCTCCCGGGCCTCCCGGGGCTCCTCGTCAGTACCTTCGCCTGCGTCTTCGGGGCTCCTGCCCGTTCTGGCCCTCGTGGGCGCCGTGCTGCTCTGGGGCGGCTCGTTCTCGACCATGAAGATCGCGGTGGGCGCCTTCGGCCCCATGAGCGTCATGTGGCTGCGCATGGTCATCGCCCTCGTCCTGCTCCTGCCCTTCGCCAAAAAGCTCTGGCCGCGCGGCGCGAGGCCCGGCGACTGGAAGCTCCTGGCCGCCATGTCCGCCCTGCTCCCCTGCGCCTACTTCATGTTCGAGGCCAACGCGCTGCGCTTCACCACCTCGGCGCAGGCCGGGGTCGTCTCCTCCTCGGTGCCGGTGCTGGTGGCCGTGGGCGCGGCCCTCTTCCTGGGCGAGCCGCTGACCAGGCGCGCCGTGGCCGGGCTCGTGCTCTCCGTGGCCGGAGTGGCGGGGCTGAGCCTCGCCGGGGCGCCGGGCGTCGCCGCGCCCGCGCCGCTTCTCGGCAACATGCTGGAATTCCTGGCCATGGTCAGCGCGGCGGGCTCCATGCTGCTCGTGAAGAAACTCTGCGGCCGCTACGGCCCCTGGACCCTGACCGCGCTGCAGACCCTGGCGGGCTCGCTCTTCTT harbors:
- a CDS encoding AraC family transcriptional regulator translates to MRPILDVRFLRDPDLRFLEIALVRKSAHVFPKHCHDHFTISVIEAGGSYCNGPTQEKSFVGPGKIALINPGQVHSCIAPPGMVSSYRVFYADTPWLQALARECCQSEIASPEFARLIVEEPAATRAFQAFSRMLARGPDRVDRLQRESAMVAAFSRLFARHGNFSGRVPHPGREHRSMRQVRDYLASHLAEKVSLEELAQLAGLSRYHLLRVFKRDTGMAPHAFHTQMRIDRAKRLLRRGLPIAEVAFAVGFADQSHFSNKFRQFVGATPGQYALG
- a CDS encoding DMT family transporter, whose amino-acid sequence is MSRLFSRASRGSSSVPSPASSGLLPVLALVGAVLLWGGSFSTMKIAVGAFGPMSVMWLRMVIALVLLLPFAKKLWPRGARPGDWKLLAAMSALLPCAYFMFEANALRFTTSAQAGVVSSSVPVLVAVGAALFLGEPLTRRAVAGLVLSVAGVAGLSLAGAPGVAAPAPLLGNMLEFLAMVSAAGSMLLVKKLCGRYGPWTLTALQTLAGSLFFLPGATELPRAMPWDWPAVPALCVLFLGSFVTLGAFGLYNWGMSRLSAGRASAFINLVPLVAVAGGWLWLGEALAPAQAASAALVLCGVIYGQTAPRRGPEKEYADGTSGDEAPRPQESEA